From Xyrauchen texanus isolate HMW12.3.18 chromosome 12, RBS_HiC_50CHRs, whole genome shotgun sequence, one genomic window encodes:
- the LOC127653160 gene encoding histone chaperone asf1b-A-like — MAKVQVLNVAVLDNPSPFGNPFQFEITFECMEDLPEDLEWKIIYVGSAESEEYDQTLDSVLVGPVPAGRHMFVFQAEAPNTTLIPESDAVGVTVVLITCTYRGQEFIRIGYYVNNEYMDTELRENPPRKPDYGQLQRNILASNPRVTRFHINWEGCAEKMEDSENVDPALNTMLPPSCIPGKAPPLGLVPDNSMECL, encoded by the exons ATGGCAAAAGTGCAAGTGCTAAATGTAGCTGTCCTGGACAACCCAAGTCCATTTGGAAACCCGTTTCAGTTCGAGATTACATTTGAGTGCATGGAGGATCTTCCGGAGG ATCTAGAATGGAAGATTATTTATGTGGGCTCAGCAGAAAGTGAGGAGTATGATCAGACTCTTGACTCTGTCCTTGTTGGCCCAGTTCCTGCAGGGCGACACATGTTTGTGTTTCAG GCGGAAGCTCCAAACACCACCCTAATACCTGAGAGTGATGCTGTGGGCGTTACTGTTGTTTTAATCACATGTACATACAGAGGACAAGAGTTCATACGCATCGGCTACTATGTTAACAATGAGTACATGGACACTGAGCTTCGTGAGAACCCACCCCGTAAACCTGACTATGGACAG CTCCAGAGGAACATCCTGGCTTCAAACCCACGTGTAACCAGATTTCACATCAACTGGGAGGGATGTGCTGAGAAGATGGAGGATTCAGAGAACGTAGACCCTGCACTGAATACCATGCTGCCCCCATCCTGCATCCCAGGCAAAGCACCTCCACTGGGACTTGTGCCAGACAACTCCATGGAATGTTTGTAG
- the LOC127653161 gene encoding protein crumbs homolog 3-like, with the protein MRVGVQIDSVSEMIQQVGLLAGSILPLLLRNALANETTTMSSNTTASTPRKDNIVAIVVPTVVLGLLAILTAVLVFLFCVVKKKRQTEGTYRPSAEEQTGTSSVETPDALKLPKEERLI; encoded by the exons ATGAGGGTAGGGGTGCAGATTGACTCCGTCTCGGAGATGATACAGCAGGTTGGGCTATTGGCAGGGAGTATTCTGCCTCTGCTTCTCAGGAATGCGTTGGCTAATG AGACCACCACAATGTCTAGCAACACTACAGCTTCAACTCCAAGGAAA GACAACATTGTGGCCATTGTAGTACCAACTGTCGTCCTGGGGCTGTTAGCTATTTTGACGGCAGTTCTGGTATTTCTGTTCTGCGTTGTCAAAAAGAAGAGACAGACGGAGGGGACATATCGACCCAGTGCAGAGGAGCAGACAGGAACAAGCAGCGTTGAGACGCCAGATGCCCTCAAACTACCCAAGGAGGAGAGACTGATTTGA